In the Rhodoferax fermentans genome, TGGCCTGCGCCAGCAGCGGGTTGCCCAGCGTCTGGCCAATCGCTTTGAGCACCATGTCGGCTTCCAGCACCAGCGTCTCGCCAGTGGCCACCAACTTGCCGTCCTGCATCTTCTGCCGGGCAAAAGACACAGCACCCGCGCAGTGGGCGTCAACGCTGTTGGGCAACACGGCCTCGGGGCTGAGCCAGTGGTGGATCACCACGCCGTTGGTCAGCGCCCATTCCTGCTCGGCCTTGGAGGCGCCCATCGCCTCGGGGCCGCGCCGGTAGACCATGTGCACGTCTTGCGCACCCAGCAGCTTGGCTTGCACGGCGGCGTCCACGGCAGTCATACCACCGCCAATCACCACCACTTGGCGACCAATCGACAGGGTTGCCAAGTCTTCGGTCTGGCGCAGCGTGGCGATGAAATCAACCGCGTCCTGCACGCCGTAGAGCGACTCGCCCGGTACGCCAAGCTGGTGCGTGTTGGGTAAACCCATGCCCAGGAAAAGGGCATCAAAGTCCCGGCGCAGTGCATCGAGTTGGGCCACGCCACTGAGTCGCCAGCTGTGACGCAGCTCGATGCCACCGATGGACAACAGCCACAACACCTCAGCCTGGGCAAAGTTGTTGGTGGTCTTGTAGCTGGCCAGACCGTATTCGTTGAGGCCACCGGGCTTGGGCTTGGCGTCAAACACCACCACGCTGTGGCCCAGCTTGGCCAGCGTGTGGGCGCAGGACAGCCCGGCCGGGCCGGCCCCAACCACTGCGATCTTTTTGCCGGTGGGTGCGGCGCGGGTGAAGATCTGTGGCTGGGCACTCTCCATCAGCGCATCCACTGCATGGCGTTGCAGGCGGCCAATGGCCACCGGTTTGCCCTCTTGCGTGTTGCGCACACAAACGGCTTCACACAGGTTTTCGGTGGGGCAGACGCGGGCACACATGCCACCCAGCGGGTTGGCCTCCAGAATGGCACGCGCCGCACCACGCAGGTTGCTCTCGCCAATGCGTTTGATGAACGAGGGCACATCAATGTGGGTGGGACAGGCCGTGGCGCAGGGCGCGTCATAACAGTACAGGCAGCGCTCGGCCTCCAGCACCGCCTGGGCGCGGGTCAGGCGCGGCGTGGCATCGGCAAAACGCTGGGCGTAGTCGGCGGCTTCGAGCCGACCGGCTTGGATATCAGGGGCAAGGGACAAGGACACGCGATTTACTCCTGTTAAATCTGACCGTTTGGTCAGGTTCAACATTCATGCTAGCAAGCCACATGCCAAAGTGTCTACAGGGATTGGCCCGCAGTCGTCCGGGCGGCTGACGCGGGGTGGGCGATATCATTCACCGCCCTGTTTGCCGACCTCACGAGGAACACCCCATGGATTTACCCCTGCACCAGCTCTCGATGACGGTGCTGATGACGCCCGACACCGCCAACTTTTCGGGCAATGTGCACGGCGGCAACATCCTCAAATTGCTCGACCAGGTGGCCTACGCCTGTGCCAGCCGTTATGCCGGGCGGTATGTGGTCACGCTCAGTGTGGACCAGGTGATGTTTCGCCAACCGATCCATGTGGGGGAGCTGGTCACCTTTTTGTCGTCGGTCAACCACACCGGTTCCTCGTCGATGGAGGTGGGCATCAAGGTGATTGCCGAGAACATCCAGAACCGCTCGGTGCGCCATGTCAACAGCTGCTTTTTCACCATGGTGGCAGTGGATGACGAACGCAAACCGGTGGCCGTGCCGCCTCTGGAGCCCCAGACCCCCGATGAGATCCGTCGCCACGCCGCCGCCCTGGTGCGCAAGGACATGCGCCGCGAGATGGAGAAGCGGTTTACCGCCACCCGCTCGCTGGCCGACTGAGAAAAATAGTATTCAAAATGGCTCCTGGCCCTGATGTAACAAGGGCAGGATGCTCTGGTTTTTAGATGGCTTGTCTGATCGGCTGGATGTGCTGGGGGACTGCAATCAGGGTTCTGGAGGCTGCGTCAGCCTGCCCAAAAGGCATCACAATGTGCTGGTTTCAACACCAGCAAGGACGAACCATGAGCCGTTTTCTCACTCACAGCGCCTCTCTGGGCGCCCTGGTTTTGACCACGGCGCTGGGCCTGGGCCACACCAGCAGTGTGTTGGCCGCCACGGCCGCTGCCAGCCAAACCAGCGCACCTGCACCCAGCCTGCTCGAGCGCACCCAAAAAGCCACCAAGAAGGCTGCCCATACCACCGCTGAGGCCATCAGCGACACCGGCAAGGCGATCGATAAAAAAGTGCCGCGGACCGAGGCTTATAAAAAGAAACATCCCAACGACGTTCCCGGTTCTGCAGCCAAATAGGTGCCTGCTCAAGGCTGGGCGAAGTCACCCCGTGCCGGTGTGTTGTGAAACACCAGACGGCTGATCCGTTGTTTCAAATGGCGCCAGCCCAATGCCAAAATCTCACCCATGGCGTCCGAGCGTTGCTGGTTGGCCAAGCGCACCTGCGCGTAGATGTCGATGTAGTTCTGGGGCATGATGGCAAATCCTTGTGTAACAAAAGCCCCTTGTGGGGGCAAAACGAAGCTTAATGGCTGAGCTGCCCTGCGGCAAACGAGCATTTTTCAGGCAACAGATCAGAAAAACTCATCCATGTCTTACCGCTTGCCCCCGTTGAATGCCTTGCGCGCTTTTGAGGCCGCCGCACGCCATCTGAGTTTCAAGAACGCGGCGCTGGAGTTGTCGGTGACACCCACCGCGATCAGCCACCAGATCAAGCTGCTGGAGGATTTTTTGGGTTACCCACTGTTTCGCCGCCTGACCCGTGCGCTGGAGCTCACGGTCCAGGGGCAGGCCATGTTGCCCAAGGTGCGCGAAGGCCTGGCCTGTTTTGCGGCGGCGGTCGAGAGTGCCCAGGCGCGCGCCAGCAGTGGCAAGCTGGTGGTGGTGTTGCCGCCCTCGGTTGCGACCCGCTGGATGGTGCCACGGCTCAAAGGCTTTGCCCAGGCCGAGCCCCAGCTCAACCTGCAGATCATCCGCTCGCTCAAGGCCATTGACAGTGACCAGGCCCCCGTCTCAGCACCGCTGACGCCGGTAGACCCGCGTGAGGAAGACTCCACCGTGGTGATCCGTTTTGGCACCGGTGTCTACCCGGGCTGCCAGGTGGATCACCTGTTTGGCTCGGAATACATCGCGGTGTGCAGCCCCAAGCTGCTGGCCGCAGGCCCGCCGCTGCGCACCCCCGAGGACATGCGCCACCATGTGCGTCTGCACACCGATGCCATCGCCAGCGACCACGCGAGCCCGGGCTGGGCCGACTGGTTCAAGCTGGCCGGGGTCAAGGACGTGGACAGCAACGCCGGGCCCCATTTCAGCGATTCGGGCCTGGTTTATGTGGCCGCGCTGGACGGGCTCGGCGTGGCGTTGGCGTCCAAGCCGCTGGTGGCCACCGCGCTGGCCCAGGGCCGCTTGGTGGCGCCGTTTGAGCTGGCGGTGGCGCAGAACTATGCCTACTACCTGGTGGTGCCCGAGGCCATCAGCCAGCGCCCTGCGGTGCAGGCCTTTCGGGCCTGGCTGCTCAAAGAGGCGCGGGCGGCCGGGTAATGTGCCGTCTGCTCAGGGCGATGGTGATTGGGTGGCAGCCGCCAGCCTTTGCTGCGTTTGGGCATCCACCAGGCGGCGCAACTGCGCAAACAAGGGGTCTGCCGCAGTGTATTGCTGGCCGTAGCTCAGGTTGAAGGCGTAGTCGAAGTCTGGCGGGTTTTGACCCTGGTTGTGCTGGATCAGGGTTTCCAGCTTGTCCAGGGCTTTCACGGCGCGGGCTTCGGCCGAGGCCGCTTGTTCGTAGTCGTCCCACAGTCCCAGCAACTCGGTTTGAAGCTGTGCCGGCAGCGGGGCCATCAGGTCGATCAGGTCGTGGCGTTCACTCTCAGACTTGTGGCTGCCAGCACCTTGGGCAATGGCCGGCACGTCGCCGTGCAAGGCCTCGCCCAGGTCATGGATGACACACATCTTGAGCACGCGCTCAAAGTCCAGCGGCCCCAGGCTGTCCTGCAGCACCATGGCCAGCAGGCACAGACGCCAGCTGTGTTCTGGCGTGCTCTCTTGCCGACCTGTGGCGGTGTAGGCACAACGCAGCACACTCTTGAGTTGTTCAGCTGCCTGGATAAAGGCCAGACGCCCCTGGAGATCGGCATCACGCATGGCTTGTCCCTCATTTGATAGCATTTAGCCCTTATAAAATAAGGGCCAGAGGCCTATTTTTATCTCATCACCGCGTGGTGTGACCACCCTTGGCGGCCACCATGCAGGTCACCATTGTGACTGTTCAGGCGCAGTGCTGCTCAAGGTGTTGTGTGCTGCAGCCTCGGTTCCACCAGGCCTTGTGCGCCGGGTCGGAACATCAGCAAGCGA is a window encoding:
- a CDS encoding acyl-CoA thioesterase; amino-acid sequence: MDLPLHQLSMTVLMTPDTANFSGNVHGGNILKLLDQVAYACASRYAGRYVVTLSVDQVMFRQPIHVGELVTFLSSVNHTGSSSMEVGIKVIAENIQNRSVRHVNSCFFTMVAVDDERKPVAVPPLEPQTPDEIRRHAAALVRKDMRREMEKRFTATRSLAD
- the gcvA gene encoding transcriptional regulator GcvA gives rise to the protein MSYRLPPLNALRAFEAAARHLSFKNAALELSVTPTAISHQIKLLEDFLGYPLFRRLTRALELTVQGQAMLPKVREGLACFAAAVESAQARASSGKLVVVLPPSVATRWMVPRLKGFAQAEPQLNLQIIRSLKAIDSDQAPVSAPLTPVDPREEDSTVVIRFGTGVYPGCQVDHLFGSEYIAVCSPKLLAAGPPLRTPEDMRHHVRLHTDAIASDHASPGWADWFKLAGVKDVDSNAGPHFSDSGLVYVAALDGLGVALASKPLVATALAQGRLVAPFELAVAQNYAYYLVVPEAISQRPAVQAFRAWLLKEARAAG
- a CDS encoding NAD(P)-dependent oxidoreductase, encoding MSLSLAPDIQAGRLEAADYAQRFADATPRLTRAQAVLEAERCLYCYDAPCATACPTHIDVPSFIKRIGESNLRGAARAILEANPLGGMCARVCPTENLCEAVCVRNTQEGKPVAIGRLQRHAVDALMESAQPQIFTRAAPTGKKIAVVGAGPAGLSCAHTLAKLGHSVVVFDAKPKPGGLNEYGLASYKTTNNFAQAEVLWLLSIGGIELRHSWRLSGVAQLDALRRDFDALFLGMGLPNTHQLGVPGESLYGVQDAVDFIATLRQTEDLATLSIGRQVVVIGGGMTAVDAAVQAKLLGAQDVHMVYRRGPEAMGASKAEQEWALTNGVVIHHWLSPEAVLPNSVDAHCAGAVSFARQKMQDGKLVATGETLVLEADMVLKAIGQTLGNPLLAQANFELLGGRIATDANGLTNLPGVWAGGDCRAGGLDLTVEAVEHGKLSAQAIHAALSA
- a CDS encoding HD domain-containing protein codes for the protein MRDADLQGRLAFIQAAEQLKSVLRCAYTATGRQESTPEHSWRLCLLAMVLQDSLGPLDFERVLKMCVIHDLGEALHGDVPAIAQGAGSHKSESERHDLIDLMAPLPAQLQTELLGLWDDYEQAASAEARAVKALDKLETLIQHNQGQNPPDFDYAFNLSYGQQYTAADPLFAQLRRLVDAQTQQRLAAATQSPSP